The Synechococcus sp. MVIR-18-1 region GCGATTAGTGACTATGATTATGACAATAAAAAGCTCTCAGCATCAGCTTTGGGCTTTTTAGCCTCTGCCATTGACGATGGACTTAATCCAATCCAATGCTATTACCACTCTTCATCGACTGGCATCAGTAGAAGATGTGGTTGAATTTGTACGACTGTGTGTGGAAAAGAACCTCATTATCGACTTTATTTTGAAGGAGGAGCTTGATGCTTTTATCAAGCCAAGCAATAACTCTGGCTCTTGGGTTCGTCAACAAATTGATGGTGTCAGGGTGAAGGCTGTTGATCAAAATGGCTATACGATCTATGCGATCTGGATAAGAGAATCCTTAATGAAGGATTATGTGTCTTATTTGGAATCGATTAAAAAAACCCTCTCTGATGCTTCTGTTTTCTCGTTCCCAGTTATCTGAATCCTGCTTTTTTAATTAGCAAATTGAGAATTCTCCTATGTGTTCTCTTTTGACGCCAATATAATCTTTTAAAACAGCATTTTCGTTGAATTCGCCTGTTAGGCATTCAATCACTTGTGTGTGGATAAATGCTGGTTCTTCTGCCCTCCCTTCTTGGTATGCAAATCTATCGGGGTAGAGGTTTCGATACTCATTGGGGATTGTGATAAACCAGCTGCTGTCATTACCTGCATAATAAATTTCTCCAGCGAGTCGATAGAACTCGCCAAATTCTTTTGCAGATTCTGGAACCTTCCGGTAAATCTTTGCTTGTTCGTCAGCGGTAAGCCCAAGCCAGTTCAGGCTTTGTTCCATCTTCTCGTTCATAGAAGCAGGGCATTCAATCCCCCATTGATAGCAGCTTTTCTTCTTGGTTACTGATTAAAAAGACAACCTGTGTTGCCGTTTCTCTGGCATCAGCGCAAACGCTCTTTTTCCTATCCGCAGGCGCCGACGCACTCGAAGCTTCCAGTGCTGGAGGCTGCCATCGCCATGAAGATGATCACAACCGTGGCTGCCACGAGAACAACAGGTCCGATTTGTGTGTCAGGTCCCATTTTGCAATGCCATCGGTGTGCTGCTTATGACCATCCAAGCTCATGCTGAGCGTTCCATCAATGCTGATCCTGTAAGGCTGGAGTCCTTGAGGGCCTTGGCCTGCATTGATATGGACTCGCTATCACTGCCAAGATTTTTGGTTTCACTACAGATTTCGCCTCGCAGTGAGGCTTTTGTATTTGTCAAAATGTGACAATGATTACTCTTTCGGTCGCGGGCCTGCTTCTCCTGCTCAACGTTGCTCTCATTTCTTCAGTCCTTACTGTTGATCAGTGGATTTGTTGAACAAATCTATTCACAGTGTCGCCATGACGCTGTTGATTTGTCCTCTATTAGCTTGTTAGCCTCATTCTTTTTCAATTGAATTACGTTTAGCTTTTGCTATAGAAGAGCTTAATAAAACAATTGGTCAGTTCGATTGTTATTTCTTGTGATGCATTGTGTTTCATGTTTGTAAAAAGCGTGATGATCGAATTGTATCTGCGGATTTTCTTTTTGTAATCCTGTACTTCTTCTCGTTTCTAGTTCTTTAGTGGTTACATCTTGATCTTTGGGTCGATGAGGAGTCGTTGTTTGTCTTCCTTGGCGGGTCTCAATTTTGCAAGTCAGCATTGTCTTTTCGAGCTGTTTTTAGATACCTGATTGGCATCATGTCTCTTTTTTATTGACCTCTTTTCTAGGCAATCTTTTACTTCTCGGTTTTTTGCTGTCTATTGCTGAAACCATGCGGTCAGCGCAACGGCTAGAGCATCGGCAGCATCATCAGGTCGTGGGGGTGTGTCGAGATTGAGTTCACGCATCACGGCTTCAAGAACTTCGTCTTTGTCGGCATGGCCATGACCCGTTAATGCCTGCTTAATTTGCATCGGCGGGAATTCCACAATCGGCAGCCCAAAGCGTGTGAGCGTCATGATCAACACCCCGCGGGCCTGCACCACGGCGATGGTGTTGCTGGAGCGGTAGAAGAAAAACTTCTCCACGCTGGCCAGTTCTGGTTGATGGATGCGAATGATTTGGCGCAGATCACGCGCAATTTCCACCATTCGCTCTCCCTCGCTTCGGCCTGGATCGGTGCGAATGATTCCGCAGTCGACCATCCGTTGCGAGCCTTCCTGGCTCCCCTTGCGTGGCTCAACGTCGATCACGCCGTAGCCGACCCGAGCTAGGCCTGGATCAATGCCAAGGATCCGCAACGGGAATTAGCTGGCCAAGGCCAGTTCGAATTCAGAGCGGTCGTCCGATTCATTGCGCTCAAACACCTTGCAGAACACCTTCACAACCCGGTCACCGGAGTCGATTTGTTCTAGGGGATCTTTCCGCAACCGATGACGCAGACAGCAAGACACCACGCGGGCAACATCGTCTTCGCTGACCTCTGTTCGCCCTTCAAAGGCTGCAAGGGCACGGGCTGCCCGGTTGGTCACGATGTCGCCACGCAATCCATCCACGTCCAATTCTCCGCAGACCGATGAAATGCTCAGGCGCAAATCATCGTCAATCGTGACCTGCTCAAGGCGTTGCTGCGCTTCCACCACCCTGGCCTGTAGGGCGTCTTGGCCGGCCGTCACGCTGATGCTGAAGGCATCGGGGTCACTATCGAAGGCCGTGCGCTGGTCCACGACTTGCACTCTTAACTGCGGATCGCGAACGGTGCGCACCTCCACGCTCATCCCAAAGCGATCGAGCAGCTGGGGGCGCAGCTCTCCCTCTTCTGGGTTGCCCGACCCAATCAACACGAAGCGCGCGGGGTGACGCACGGAGACACCCTCACGTTCCACCGTGTTCCAGCCGGAGGCAGCGGAGTCGAGCAGAACGTCCACCAGGTGATCATCGAGCAGGTTGACTTCGTCGACGTAGAGCAGGCCGCGGTTTGCTTTGGCGAGCAAACCCGGTTCAAAGGCGCGAACGCCTTCACTCAAGGCTTTCTCGATGTCGATCGTGCCGCAGAGGCGATCTTCTGTGGCTCCCAGGGGAAGGTCCACCATCGGCACTTGGCGTTGTTCCGTGCCAAGGGTTTCGCCTTGTTCTAAGCGCTGCCTCACGTCACTGCTTTGCAGGTCGGGATCGGTGGGTGAGCTGTTGTATGAATCGCCAGCAACCACCTCAATGCCGGGCAACAGGTCTGCCAGTGCCCGGATCGTTGTGGATTTGCCCGTGCCGCGGTCTCCCATGATCATCACGCCGCCAATGCGCGGGTCGATCACGTTGAGCAGCAGCGCCAACTTCATCTCTTGCTGGCCGATGACGGCGGTGAAGGGAAAGACTCTGCGCTTGCGCGGTGAACTCACGGGTGAACGTCGGTTGATGAATTGGATTGTTTCACAGGCAGCACGGTGAGCACCTGCGGTGGTGTGGCATCGGCGGGATAGACCAGTCGCACGCGCACCCGTCGGCTCTCACCTGGGGCCAGGGAAACCGTCCCTAATTCTGGTCCTTCCTGCCCACGTCGCAACACGAGGTGGAAGCGCCGCCGTCCCATCGCCCGCCCGTTGGCTCCATCTAGGCCTGTCACCTCAATGGGGCCGCGAAACATGACCGGTCCGCTGTTTCCAGGTTTGAACTGCAATTTTCCGT contains the following coding sequences:
- the bchI gene encoding magnesium chelatase ATPase subunit I, with the protein product MSSPRKRRVFPFTAVIGQQEMKLALLLNVIDPRIGGVMIMGDRGTGKSTTIRALADLLPGIEVVAGDSYNSSPTDPDLQSSDVRQRLEQGETLGTEQRQVPMVDLPLGATEDRLCGTIDIEKALSEGVRAFEPGLLAKANRGLLYVDEVNLLDDHLVDVLLDSAASGWNTVEREGVSVRHPARFVLIGSGNPEEGELRPQLLDRFGMSVEVRTVRDPQLRVQVVDQRTAFDSDPDAFSISVTAGQDALQARVVEAQQRLEQVTIDDDLRLSISSVCGELDVDGLRGDIVTNRAARALAAFEGRTEVSEDDVARVVSCCLRHRLRKDPLEQIDSGDRVVKVFCKVFERNESDDRSEFELALAS
- the ruvC gene encoding crossover junction endodeoxyribonuclease RuvC; amino-acid sequence: MRILGIDPGLARVGYGVIDVEPRKGSQEGSQRMVDCGIIRTDPGRSEGERMVEIARDLRQIIRIHQPELASVEKFFFYRSSNTIAVVQARGVLIMTLTRFGLPIVEFPPMQIKQALTGHGHADKDEVLEAVMRELNLDTPPRPDDAADALAVALTAWFQQ